The DNA sequence ACGTGAATTGTAATTTTGGGACATTCGAAATTTAAGGTAAGAAGTGTTTAAATCTTCTAACTATGCATTATATGAATTGTTGTAGGGCGTAGAACtaaactgtttatttattctacttttatttttttgaagtttGTACCGCAAGACTATTGGATTAAGTATCTAATAGTTTCGTTACACTATTTTTCGATGCATTGGTTATTAATTTCTGTGTGATAAGCACTTTAGAATTAATGTGTCGTTTAATCGACTAATCATTTTCAACGTTAATCGTCATCCTCTTCACAATAATCCCACTCCTCTTCTTGAGTACTTGGCTTAAGCGGTGGCGCAACCGTGCTCTCGTCCTCGATATTTGGAGTCGTGTTATAGTTACCAAAGCCCAGATTATAGAAAAACcctatattaaatagaaacttGTTTATATCGTTTGACCGACCAATATTTTCTAGCTTACACTGAGTTTGATATAATCTAGAACAGGGTTCGACACTGTAGAAAAACGTCGTAGTGGGACTGTCCCGATTTGTGGTAaggtctctctctctccccgtTCTTAGAAGGTGCAAGCGCGTTGAACCCTGCTCTAGGATATCTGTTTCTTTCGTAGatacaaaaagaattcaaagGAAAGTTAAACAGTTAGGTTTGTTCGccaagaaacaaaatttatcacgacatatttttgttcagaTGTTTCAACCTTTAATTTTGCTCATGAAATCTTCTCCCTTTTCCTTATCGGTATCCTCTTCATCTTCGTTATCCGATGTCTGctttatattttgataaacgGTACATCCTATGTCCATGGTATGATTAACTATGAATTGAATGGTACAGAAAACCATAAGGAGTAATATGGGCAGGCATAAGGTGCTCTCTACGTCATccagaaaattattcaaccaCTCTGGTAGTAGTTCGCCACTCATTTTCATTCGGAATCGTTGTACTTGGTAAGCTTATGCGAAAACGTCCAAGCTAACCTTCGAATGTACAGTCGTTTTTCCTGTCTGAAGTAcgaacaatattattttgaggCTAGTCGTTATCAGAATGAGCAGAAAACtgttttcgaaacaatttcgtgAATCatattcttgttaatttaGCCAAAGAAAAATGTCATTGCCGAAACGCACGTCAGTTATGGCGTAAATTCATTCAAAAGCTGACTCTTTCATAAATGAACTATCGATACTCGAGCAATCGATTCCTGCGAGCTTCTTTCcactttatatattattctacTACTAGATAGACCAATTTATATTCAGATGGTCAAAATTCTATCAGTTCAGATAGTCTCAGAACTTTGAAACTCGAAATATACATCTTAATACACATCTGTGAGACATATGGATCTAATTTACTGTTTAGTTTCCTagatacgattaaaaataatgttaatgtttttcgaagtttTGAGTCTCGGCGttcttttcgattttatcACTCTTTGCCGAACTTCTGATgtcaaaatgtaaaatgcGGCCAAAAATAGATACGTACAACATTACCTTCgagccacctcttcgcatatcatgttctcctgacaccaggagtaaaatttgGGCCAGAATTTCATACGTACCAAAGATTCGAAGAGATGGCGGCATGAGGAATACATGGTACGTATGAAATTGTGGCTCGAATTTTACTCCTGATATCAGGacaacatgatatgcgaagaggtggcacgaggaatctTTAGTATGTACGAAATTCTGGCCCGAATTTTACTCCTGATATCAGGAggacatgatatgcgaagaggtggcacgattGCGCCTACGAGCAGGCAACCGGCCCGACATATATGTAAGTAAAGGTTCCCTAATTCAAGGGGCACATTTCCGGTACGTATGGAAATTCTGGCGCGgttttacattttggtatcaggagaacgtgatatgcgaagaggtggcacgtttgctcCTACGTGCAGGCAACCGTCCCGACATATCTGTAAATACAGGTTGtcccttcatttccttccacatttccctttaacgcccccccccccccatttcctggtatatttccctttagtTTTCCTCCATTTACtagtatatttccctttaatttccctccattacCTTGCACATTTACCTTTAAtattcctccatttcctggtatatttccctttactTTCTGGTACACTTCCATATAATTTCCCCTCATTTCTGTGATCCTTCCAGgtttaacaatgttgcaacGGCTCCGCTCAAAactcaacaatgttgcaaagtcGAGTCGATTTTTCAGATTTGGTCACACTTTACAGTACTTCTGGCTTGCCACTTTGTTGTACTTCTGAGcgttgcaactttgttgaattttgagCAGCGtcaagttcaacaatgttgcaaattgctCCCCTCAAAACTACAACAATGTTNNNNNNNNNNagttcaacaatgttgcaaattgctCCCCTCAAAactacaacaatgttgcaaagaCGAGGCGATTTTTCGGATTTTGTCACATTTTTCCGAACTTCTGAGTTGCAACTTTGTTGTACTTCTGAGcgttgcaactttgttgaattttgagCCGCTCCGAGTTCAACAATGTTACAAATCGCCGCGCTTAAAATTGTGATGGGAAATGTCGCATTTTTACTCCTGGTaacaggagaacatgatatgcgaagaggtggcacgaggaatatATGGTACGTACGAAATTGTGGCTcgaattttactcctggtatcaggagaacatgatattcgaggaggtggcacgaggaatctTTGGTACGTATGAAATTGTGGTTCGAATTTTACTCTTGATATCAGGacaacatgatatgcgaagaggtggcacgaggaatctTTGGTATGTACGAAATTGTGGCTCNNNNNNNNNNgaattttactcctggtatcaggagaacatgatattcgaggaggtggcacgaggaatctTTGGTACGTATGAAATTGTGGCTCGAATTTTACTCTTGATATCAGGACAACATgttatgcgaagaggtggcacgaggaatctTTGGTATGTACGAAATTGTGGCTCGAATTtgactcctggtatcaggagaacatgagattcgaggaggtggcacgaggaatctTTGGTACGTATGAAATTGTGGCTCGAATTtgactcctggtatcaggagaacatgatattcgaggaggtggcacgaggaatctTCGGTACGTATGAAATTGTGGCTCGAATTTTACTCTTGATATCAGGacaacatgatatgcgaaaaggtggcacgaggaatctTTGGTATGTACGAAATTGTGGTTGGAATTtgactcctggtatcaggagaacatgatatgcgaagaggtggcacgaggaatacATGATACGTATGAAATTGTGGCTcgaattttactcctggtatcaggagaacacgATAtacgaagaggtggcacgaggaatctTTGGTATATACGTAATTGTTGCTCGAATTTTACTCTTGATATCAGGACAACATGATACGCGAGAAGGTGGGCACGAACAAAATCTGACACGTTTggttgtttgtttgtttattaaagtgtGTATCTATATAATAACAAGGTGTTTCGCTACAGATTCCTTATAACTATTTTTACATCTTTTCActtatgtttatgtatttgcACGCATTTCTCTTACTTCTATGCATGGATGCCCACAATAGGCGTCAACCGATAGTAGGATACTTATTGTTCTGGTTAAATCTCGTAGGGGCAGAGGTGCTCCTATTATGCGACAACCTGTGCCAGCTTGTTTGTCGGTTAGGTTGCTATCTCGTAGGCGCAGGGATGCCCGAAGTATGCTGCAACCAATAGCAGAATCCTTGTTCCTTCGGTTGTCATCTCGTCGGAGCAGATGTACCACTTTCATGCGGCAACCTTCGCTACCTGTTTGCCAGGAAATGTTAGAACATGTTAGGAGGTGTCAGAACATGTCCTAATACGAATGTAGCTGATGACCGTCGCCGTCGACCGACCCGGATTGAACGCAAGGTTAACGGAAAGTGTGTGTCAGATAATAGACTCTTAATAAAAGGTTTATTATAGCAGAAAGAGGTCAGCAAATGATTAAGTTTATCATTCAAATGATCGTAGAGTTAATACAAGTTCATTGTTAGACGTATGAAAGgatattacataaatttatttacNNNNNNNNNNATTAGGAGTCAACAAATGATGAAgtttatcattaaaataatcgtAGAATAAATGCAAGTTCATTTTTGGACGTATGAAAGGATATTATacgaatttattcattttcgaaatatttgtgacggtggcgccatctcttTGCAGATACTAGAAACTAGTCtgacgacaaacttgggcgttctGCCACGGATGGCGCCACcaacatttttcgttttcatatgtttatttaaagtgcaaAGGATGAACTCCGATTCTACACTGTCTTTCTTTACAATTTCCCATCAATATCTTTCAGGTATTCCACTGAATTGTACTGAATCCATACAtcataacataattttttcatattataattttttctattctgCGTGACATTGCTTTGCCTTACATAACTCCTTAATTTTGGCTTAATTCGCGTCATCGCAACTCTGtatattacatttacgttGGTCTTGTTTTTTGTACACGTCTGTTAGGGCCCACTGGCCCCCACCTAGCTAGGGTACCttggggttgctaagcccgtactgtagctgcatatTCGCACGCTACAGGCCCTGAGGGTTACCACCAATATCTTTCctagaaataaagaataaattcgaataatttaatttattacgtcTAATAATGGACTTATAAGTATAATCCGATCATTTTTATGATAACTCTTGAATATGTGCTGCAAAAAGCTTGGATTAAAAGAAATCAAGTAACAATGTTcctgattatttttatttaaaatttacgtaTCGAGACATGCTTTTTCGTTTGTAGTTCAGATTCAAATTATAATCTCTCGTCTTTTTCGAAACAAAGCATACGATTGCAAAGGGACGATAAACTTTTCTGCTCGTTGCATCGTTTCAGATTATGTGTAATTAAAGCAACATAATGTCGACGAATAAGTTACGAATTTCGTCTAtgattatcaaaaatattattactgaaattatATGCACTTACAAACAACACAAACGAGGGTTGGAGAATGAGCCTAAGCGGATAACTACTTTCGAATTAATTACACGGGATATTATACAATTCTAACTATtacacaataaataatatcacaTTCTcggtatttaatttcttgctTCGGACGAGTCGTATAGGGTTTCTCTACATTATTATGGCAATGATGTAACTATGGCTTCCAACAAGATCGACAGGTCTCCATTGTCGTTTGACGTATACACACATCCCTATATTTCCCACATACAGacatgtacataaaatattcactaCGATAAACTCTCCAACTTACTTTCACACCTGCGAGCAGTGATCGTGACGTTTCTTGTCCGGataaaaatttccattaacAGGTTTTGGTTCGTTACTATACGACGCTTcgtctaattttatttttatttgccatTCATTATTTGGATAAAATTTTTCCCCTCTCTGCTTTTACGTTTACAGGGAATATTAACGAAGTTAACAAAGGGAACAAAGTATATCTTTCACTGTcgttaacaattattatatgttaaaCTTAATCTAGAAAtcagattttcaatctttctaTATACAGTTTGTTCTACCGTGGGACAAGATTATATGAcaaattttttagttattttaatCATTGCATAAATTTTCGTTAGGTTAGTTCTCTTCACAATGGACCTTGTGTCCTAATCACAATTAGAGAGAAAATGCTATAAAATGGCCGACTAAATGAACTTCAAAATTGTTCCTTTataatgcaattattataGAGTTTGTTTAGAGTTACTTTATTAGTATAAGTAAGAATAGACGTACGTTCGGTACAAAGGCGAGGTACAGCTGTACGCTCTTGGTAACCGAACCttgaatattcaatatattcgaataaaaaccAAACagtcgtaaaatatttattcatatcaTACGACATTCTAAATAGATATCTAGTTTAAGATacgaattcattaaatattgttttatcgaCTTTTCGTATCctctaaataagaataaaacttaactcaaacaataataataactaaataaaattttgttctatctACCTTCTATGAGATTAAAATGATTAGTGATCGAGCACCTTTAAATCACACGTCTTATCATTTTATCCCACAATACAACTTTCGATGCACTTCGAGAATCTGACATTTTCctcgtatacagggtgtctacgtataagtacggacatacgcagggtgtcaattctacaacaaatttccaacaaaaaattactcttagatattttctttgtgtcgccttattctcgtgaattttcacttttaatattttttctgcgtttccgacttgacactctttaaacggccataactccaacGAATTACAGTggaaacttaaaactaagtataccattcgaaagagcgttaaatttcccatctctCTGATGtcaaagcaaaatttattacgacgatttaacaagtgaaaaattaggtcaaactttacattgtgaaaattttaaaaaatttgactttttctatATTGGTTTTGCGGTTTCAAAGAcgtagttgtttggcgggcactcttcgggaaaaacttcctcgaagtcccagcttttgaatggtattgttgaacaaaattctacgatggtattttagggagaaaatgacgtttgaatacaaaaaaatggacgtttttaggtgaaaatcgatatttttcaataaaaatcgacttgtcactttaaaattagcttgacatcgggtttgatgtattttttggtGACACTCCCGTGTctccccaattaggaaaaaaactgttttttttacaCCTCAAGCCTCTCCCAGCCACATGTAGAGCCTGAGtgcgaggtgaataataattgttgttgaacatgtatccatagaattttcgtttttagagactatgtaatcaaaatcaacctcggtgtatcgataaatgatatggagattggaacacgatcgatttcacaaagcaaaaaatcgatgttttcggcACAGGAAATCGGATAAAAGagtctaaatttgaaaaaaataatttattggaaaaaaacaaaacctgAGGCGtcaaaaaatcgtttttttttcctaattggggagGCTCGGGagtgtcactaaaaaatacatcaaacccgatgtcaagctaattttaaagtgacaagtcgatttttattgaaaaatatcgattttcacctaaaaactcacgcttttctgcatttaaacgtcattttctccctaaaatactaccgtacaattttttttaacaataccgttcaaaagctgggacttcgaggaagtttttcccgaagagtgcccgccaaacaactacgTCTTTGAAACCGCAAAACCAATatagaaaaagtcaaatttttaaaaattttcacaatgtaaagtttgacctaatttttcactcgttaaatcttcgtaataaattttgctttgaTATCAGagagatgggaaatttaacgctctttcgaatgatatacttagttttaagtttccACTGTAATTCgttggagttatggccgtttaaagagtgtcaagtcggaaacgcagaaaaaatattaaaagtgaaaattcacGAGAATAAGGgaacacaaagaaaatatctaagagtaattttttgttggaaatttgttgtagaattgacaccctgtgTATGTCCGTACTTATACGTAGAGACCCTGTATATATAAGttcttattttcttcaatgatacatttcaatttctctgCAGAAAAAGCAACGGACTTTCTTATCTCGAATTTGTACAGTTCAGTGACGGGAATAGAGTCCATTATCGGCGCGTACCCACGATAAAGTATGATCACCGTGAATATGACACGTATCCATTTCGCAGCGATTTACGACTCCGCTGTATATCCCCCCTCCCCTCGGTCCTATGCTCCACAAATTTAGTAGCCATTCGTGCACAGCACGCGATTCGAAGTCTCTGTCATAATTGATGTATAACGAAGCAAGTGTACCTGCGCGCAGCTCGTCGAATTGGACTTTTACAATGTAAGTAAGTCGGCCAACTTTGTATGTAGAGGTTCGTTCGAAACTATCGGGGttgatatttacaatttctctACGAACGATCGTCAACTGTTAGGTTATGTACACCAAGCCACAAAATGGCGCGAACGATAGAGCCACCACGCGGAGGAAAGGTCGTACCAGTGTCGCGTGTGCGCAAGGTAGATGCGCGTGGGAGTGTACGCCCAATGTACGGCGAAGTGGTGGCTTTAAAACTCGTGATGTTACATGAATATGAATGTTTAGCTACTTCGAAACGGTGTTTAAGGAACACCAAAGATATTATATAGATAGAACAGCATCCACATTATAGACCTTAACAGGGGAGAATTggaataaataagaaatgttcTCAGCTGTCAGATGCCCCTTAATTCCTATGTTTTCCCCGACTAAATTTTGCATCTTACATTTCCATTTACAGATTGATCCTCCTAGAACTCTTCAACTCTATCTATACGATTTCTTTGAGGAACACCGAAAAAGTCGTGTCTCTTGTAAAGTGACTATCACGTTAAGATTTTGACATTCATCGTGATAAATATGATTCGTAAGGATCAGTCTTGTTGGCGTCGAATCGGCCCAAGGGGCGAAACCCAGAATCGCCCCCGTGAAAACTTCCAGTGTAAACAACGGCTCGTGGTTCCCCGCCATTTGTCCGGATTAACGCGCTTCATGGTTGGCGTCACTCCtcataaaaatacacgaaAAGTTTTCAACAACACCGAAGCTGTACTCAAAAACTTCTAATCCCACTGATTCGCAAAGTTGGCGATTTTTCCCTACGGTAGAGGGGGCCTCTCTAATCGTTGTCAACGATCGTATGAAAAGTAAACAGGCGAAAGTagaaacatataaattttagggAGCGTTTTATGAAACTGATGCCTATGATTTCGTTTCGTCATGTATGAAATACTTGTTTTGTGTTCGTGTGGCAACTTCTCGTCTTCTCTGCACGTAAGAACATTGAAGAATTAGGTTAGGTCTGGTAAAATTATAGGGATAAAGTTAATTGtaagcagagatgggcaaaatcctagacctcgaataaatctgaagtttgccgatatgtttgtctcgtttccttctttggaaaattttcaaaacaaattttcaaaacaaacaaacgtatcagcaaacttcagatttattcgaagcctagggttttgcccatcactggttGTAAGTTTGAGTGTCTAGAAGTGAGGTCAGTTTGAGGGCGAATATTGTATGCAATCACAGAGATATTATCTCTATGGTGACAATTCAATGATTCATTCCAGAGTTGGGCACCACGTAACCAGTAGCGCTGCAAGGAGGAACGGTGGTGCCATTAGTCCAATCACAGTGGATTCCAATGGCACAGTACTTCTTCGTGTCCATTCACTATTAAACCAGTTACTGGTTACAACATACGAATGTGATGGCACCTTCTGTCCTCGCCACTAGAGGGACGGACACCGCGAGTCCTTCTCACAAGCGCTCGGTCCTGCCTAACGTCCGTATATAAGGTACTCCCGACTGAGCTCTAAACATCCCGGCGTCTAAGGCACGGGCCTGCTAGGTAGCCTAACTGACGAGTCCACTAGcccttctttttctcctctctcgctctccctcCACAGGCACAGCCTCCACAACGAGATTTCGCAGCTCGACAATTTGAATCAGATACACTATCCTGTGTACGTTAAGCTTTGCAGTCCAACAGACTCCAGCGATTCCGGGCTGTATCTGTCAAACTAGACCGTTAACGTGTCACGTCAGTGTCTTCCTTAGAAGGTCTACTCGTGAGGCACCCGACCCCCCCTCGATATCACTGTCTTCATATCACGTAGTATCGAGCCAGCCTGTCTCAGCATCGCGCGAAGATCGAACAGTTCTGCTCGCCATTAATTGGACCTGACCTGTTAGGCTATCCCTCAAACAGGTCGCTGATCGTTGGCCTCGTGCACGTTCCACATGGTCATCGAGAATTCCTCGCGATGGAGATCGGTGTTCTCCAGAATGCGGTTCTCCGGGATGGCGTATGTGGTCCTCCTGACGAGCTTCAGGGACTCTAAACCTGGGAACCACTTCAACAGGCGCCACCACTTCTTCCTAGACCCGTCGACGTTAGACACCTTCACCGCAGCGTACTTGGCTGGCGCGGACTTTCTGGACTCCTCGTTCCTCT is a window from the Hylaeus volcanicus isolate JK05 chromosome 7, UHH_iyHylVolc1.0_haploid, whole genome shotgun sequence genome containing:
- the LOC128879397 gene encoding uncharacterized protein LOC128879397; this translates as MKMSGELLPEWLNNFLDDVESTLCLPILLLMVFCTIQFIVNHTMDIGCTVYQNIKQTSDNEDEEDTDKEKGEDFMSKIKGFFYNLGFGNYNTTPNIEDESTVAPPLKPSTQEEEWDYCEEDDD